One window from the genome of Pyrobaculum ferrireducens encodes:
- a CDS encoding sulfite exporter TauE/SafE family protein has translation MLGVLTLSLVLVMSGLAAGFMGALTGLGGATFLIPIYVLFVGMPIQYAAGVSLISTVATSSGSASAYIRDRVSNVRIGMSLLTATTSGSIVGALLASWVYSHGLEHVIYIVFGVVLLGSIYTQVARARYELPDPKPPDRWTTWLRLSGSYYDPVLGREVQYHGVRWWLGALIMFAAGVISGLLGIGSGALKVLAMDWAMNLPIKVSTTTSNFMIGVTAATGSAIYWHLGYIQPYFAGLTAVGVLAGSYIGTKALMKLRSATIRYIFIAVLAVLGVQMLLKGLGLYPGAT, from the coding sequence GTGCTGGGCGTACTGACCCTGTCTCTGGTGTTGGTGATGTCGGGACTGGCCGCGGGCTTCATGGGCGCCCTGACGGGGCTCGGCGGCGCCACCTTCCTAATCCCTATCTACGTGCTCTTCGTCGGCATGCCTATTCAATACGCGGCGGGGGTGAGCCTCATCTCCACGGTGGCCACCTCCAGCGGCTCCGCCTCGGCGTATATAAGAGACCGCGTGTCTAACGTGAGGATTGGGATGTCGCTACTCACCGCCACGACAAGCGGCTCCATAGTCGGCGCACTCCTCGCCTCGTGGGTCTACAGCCACGGCCTCGAACACGTCATATACATAGTGTTCGGGGTGGTGCTCCTAGGCTCTATCTACACCCAGGTGGCGAGGGCAAGGTACGAGCTCCCCGATCCCAAGCCGCCCGACAGGTGGACCACGTGGCTACGGCTGAGCGGTAGCTACTACGACCCTGTGCTGGGCAGGGAGGTGCAGTATCACGGGGTGAGGTGGTGGCTAGGCGCGTTGATTATGTTCGCCGCCGGCGTCATATCGGGCCTGCTGGGCATCGGTAGCGGGGCCCTCAAGGTGCTGGCCATGGACTGGGCTATGAACCTGCCGATAAAGGTATCCACCACAACCAGCAACTTCATGATCGGGGTGACAGCCGCCACCGGAAGCGCCATCTACTGGCACCTCGGCTACATCCAGCCCTACTTCGCAGGCCTCACCGCCGTGGGGGTCCTCGCTGGGTCCTACATAGGCACTAAGGCGCTGATGAAGCTAAGAAGCGCAACGATCCGCTACATCTTCATCGCAGTCCTCGCGGTGCTGGGCGTGCAGATGCTTCTAAAAGGCCTCGGCCTCTACCCAGGGGCGACATGA
- a CDS encoding hemerythrin domain-containing protein, with amino-acid sequence MVKVRVKYVTGVLREHHDKILEALQLLEKVLSSPSPDPDDVLKLVQFAQRFVDACHHGVEEYILFQGANRSGFPFTGGPIYVMVSEHGVGRYLARMMEELHRAWREGDRNALAELVDYAKLYIEHIAQHIDKENNVLFPMLESTAAEVPASKSVEEIERENEHDKWIAVLEELKKKYGV; translated from the coding sequence ATGGTTAAGGTAAGGGTTAAGTACGTCACCGGCGTGTTGAGAGAACACCACGACAAGATTCTAGAGGCTCTCCAGCTTCTGGAGAAGGTGTTATCTAGCCCCAGCCCCGACCCAGACGACGTTTTAAAGCTCGTCCAGTTCGCGCAGAGGTTTGTAGACGCGTGCCATCACGGGGTGGAGGAGTACATCCTCTTCCAGGGGGCGAACCGCTCCGGCTTCCCCTTCACAGGCGGCCCCATCTACGTCATGGTGTCGGAACACGGCGTGGGGCGGTACCTGGCGAGGATGATGGAAGAGCTCCACCGGGCGTGGAGGGAGGGGGACCGCAACGCACTGGCGGAGCTGGTGGACTACGCCAAGCTCTACATCGAGCACATCGCGCAGCACATCGACAAGGAGAACAACGTCCTCTTCCCCATGCTGGAGTCCACAGCCGCCGAGGTGCCCGCTTCTAAATCTGTAGAGGAGATCGAGAGGGAGAATGAGCACGACAAGTGGATCGCCGTGCTGGAGGAGCTGAAGAAGAAGTACGGCGTCTAA
- the acs gene encoding acetate--CoA ligase, whose amino-acid sequence METKILEKEGELPFGENIINEKWRSRLTPVDAYYKFHAHTIENLETFWEGVAKELEWFKPWDKVLDASNPPFYRWFVGGKLNLSYLAVDRHVKTWRKNKLAIEWEGEPVDENGYPTDRRKLTYYDLFREVNRVACMLKCNFGVKKGDRITLYMPMVPELPITMLAAWRIGAITSVVFSGFSAEALAERINDSQSRIVITADGFWRRGKVVRLKEVVDTALEKATGVENVIVLPRLGLKDVPMTEGRDYWWNRLMQGIAPNTYIEPEPVESEHPSFILYTSGTTGKPKGIVHDTGGWAVHTYATMKWVFDIRDDDIYWCTADIGWVTGHTYIVLGPLIMGATEIIYEGAPDYPQPDRWWAIIERYGVTILYTSPTAIRMFMRYGEAWPRKHDLSTLRIIHSVGEPINPEAWRWAYRVLGNEKVAFGSTWWMTETGAIMISHAPGLYLVPMKPGTNGPPLPGIVADVYDDEGKPAPPGVKGYLVIKKPWPGMLHGIWGDPERYVKTYWSRFPGVFYAGDYAIKDQDGYIWVLGRADEVIKVAGHRLGTYELESALISHPTVAEAAVVGIPDAIKGEVPIAYVVLKQGVLPNDELRKELREHVRKTIGPIAEPAQIFFVTKLPKTRSGKIMRRLLKAVATGAPLGDVTTLEDETSVEEAKKAYEELKAEVGRA is encoded by the coding sequence ATGGAGACAAAGATTTTAGAAAAAGAAGGCGAGTTGCCCTTTGGAGAAAATATAATAAATGAAAAATGGAGAAGCAGACTCACCCCCGTTGATGCTTACTATAAGTTTCACGCCCACACAATAGAGAATTTAGAGACTTTCTGGGAGGGAGTTGCTAAGGAGCTAGAGTGGTTCAAGCCGTGGGATAAGGTGCTTGATGCCTCAAATCCGCCTTTCTACAGGTGGTTCGTTGGCGGTAAGCTGAACCTCTCTTACCTTGCCGTGGATCGGCACGTCAAGACTTGGAGGAAGAATAAGCTAGCTATTGAGTGGGAGGGGGAGCCGGTGGACGAGAACGGCTACCCCACAGACAGGAGGAAGCTAACGTACTACGACCTCTTCAGGGAGGTGAACCGCGTCGCATGTATGTTGAAGTGCAACTTCGGGGTCAAGAAGGGGGACAGGATTACTCTCTACATGCCGATGGTTCCGGAGCTCCCCATAACGATGCTGGCGGCGTGGAGAATCGGCGCGATTACAAGCGTCGTGTTCTCCGGCTTCTCGGCGGAGGCGCTGGCTGAACGCATCAACGACTCACAGTCCCGCATAGTCATAACCGCAGACGGCTTCTGGAGGAGGGGCAAGGTGGTGAGGCTGAAGGAGGTGGTCGACACGGCTTTGGAGAAGGCGACGGGGGTGGAGAACGTAATTGTGCTCCCGCGCCTCGGCCTCAAGGACGTGCCGATGACAGAGGGGAGGGACTACTGGTGGAACCGCTTGATGCAGGGCATCGCACCGAACACATACATAGAGCCGGAGCCTGTGGAAAGCGAGCACCCGTCCTTTATCCTTTACACATCTGGCACCACCGGCAAGCCCAAGGGCATTGTCCACGACACGGGCGGCTGGGCTGTACACACATACGCAACGATGAAGTGGGTCTTCGACATAAGAGACGACGATATTTACTGGTGCACGGCAGATATAGGCTGGGTCACCGGCCACACCTACATAGTGCTTGGCCCGTTAATTATGGGGGCAACTGAAATCATTTATGAGGGAGCGCCAGACTACCCGCAGCCGGATAGGTGGTGGGCGATAATTGAGCGCTATGGGGTGACAATACTGTACACCTCCCCCACCGCCATTAGGATGTTTATGAGGTATGGAGAGGCGTGGCCGAGGAAACACGACTTGTCTACGTTGCGCATAATCCACTCCGTGGGTGAGCCCATTAACCCAGAGGCGTGGAGGTGGGCCTACAGAGTTCTCGGCAATGAGAAGGTTGCCTTTGGCTCCACCTGGTGGATGACAGAGACGGGGGCTATTATGATCAGCCACGCCCCGGGCCTCTACCTAGTGCCCATGAAGCCCGGCACCAACGGGCCGCCCCTCCCCGGCATCGTAGCCGATGTATACGACGACGAGGGCAAGCCGGCTCCGCCCGGCGTCAAGGGCTACCTCGTGATTAAGAAGCCCTGGCCGGGGATGCTCCACGGCATCTGGGGCGACCCGGAGCGCTATGTGAAGACGTACTGGAGCCGCTTCCCCGGCGTGTTCTACGCCGGCGACTACGCCATAAAGGATCAAGACGGCTACATATGGGTGTTGGGGAGGGCCGACGAGGTGATTAAAGTCGCCGGCCACAGGCTGGGCACCTACGAGCTGGAGTCGGCGCTCATATCGCACCCCACAGTGGCGGAGGCGGCGGTGGTGGGTATACCCGACGCCATCAAGGGTGAGGTGCCCATCGCCTACGTGGTGTTGAAGCAGGGGGTGTTGCCTAACGACGAGTTGAGGAAGGAGCTGAGGGAGCACGTCCGCAAGACCATCGGCCCAATCGCCGAGCCGGCCCAGATATTCTTCGTCACCAAGTTGCCCAAGACCCGCTCCGGCAAGATCATGCGCCGCCTATTGAAGGCGGTGGCCACAGGGGCGCCCCTCGGCGACGTAACCACGCTGGAGGATGAGACGTCAGTGGAAGAGGCTAAAAAGGCGTACGAGGAGCTGAAGGCAGAGGTTGGGAGGGCATGA
- a CDS encoding PaREP1 family protein, with amino-acid sequence MSKPWLDLEGYKKTRILEAEYEAELAERFLRQGLVRNAAGKAFQAWKALLGAMLADKVAELERLYPGSVGIREGRRVKKAYWILALVPTTLMKELSQLLGREATLATSLALQIHQYNGPDREGVLSPYRNEESAKRDVQILIDIVKEFLSRYK; translated from the coding sequence CTGTCGAAGCCGTGGCTTGATTTAGAGGGATATAAAAAGACGAGGATCCTGGAGGCTGAATACGAGGCTGAGCTAGCGGAGAGGTTTCTCCGACAGGGCCTTGTTAGAAACGCCGCCGGCAAGGCGTTCCAGGCTTGGAAGGCCTTGCTGGGCGCCATGCTTGCCGACAAGGTGGCGGAGCTGGAGCGGCTCTACCCAGGTTCCGTAGGGATTAGAGAGGGGAGGAGGGTTAAAAAGGCCTATTGGATACTCGCCTTAGTCCCCACCACTTTGATGAAGGAGCTCTCGCAGTTGTTAGGCCGCGAGGCTACTCTCGCCACATCTCTAGCCCTCCAAATACACCAGTACAACGGGCCGGATAGAGAGGGAGTTTTAAGCCCCTACCGCAACGAGGAGTCGGCTAAAAGAGACGTCCAGATATTAATCGACATTGTAAAGGAGTTTTTAAGCCGGTATAAATAG
- a CDS encoding PaREP1 family protein: MAYAEISREVAEIVKKSAGDRDVEEFLVELVAARLDPPQRVEAYLKLHEKYLREAEELYQRGDLLQAGEKYWGAVAALLNAIADKRGWEHYSHRDYAVAIDRLYTETRDRELVVGFRMAEGLHANYYHNFMRREGFELHREAVLRLVEKLRGLLGL, encoded by the coding sequence ATGGCGTATGCAGAGATTTCTCGCGAGGTGGCGGAGATTGTGAAAAAGTCGGCGGGAGATCGCGACGTGGAGGAGTTTCTCGTTGAGCTGGTGGCGGCTAGGCTGGATCCGCCTCAGCGCGTCGAGGCTTACCTGAAGCTCCACGAGAAGTACCTGAGGGAGGCTGAGGAGCTGTATCAGAGGGGCGACTTGCTTCAGGCTGGGGAGAAGTACTGGGGCGCCGTAGCCGCCCTCCTAAACGCAATAGCGGATAAGAGGGGCTGGGAGCACTACAGCCACCGGGACTACGCCGTCGCCATAGATCGGCTCTACACAGAGACGAGGGACAGGGAGTTGGTGGTGGGGTTTAGAATGGCCGAGGGCCTCCACGCAAACTACTACCACAACTTCATGAGAAGAGAGGGGTTTGAACTACACAGAGAAGCCGTGTTGAGGCTGGTGGAGAAGCTGAGGGGTTTACTGGGGCTGTGA
- a CDS encoding DUF1634 domain-containing protein, with protein MTPEETTSYILKIGVLTSVALIIAGLIFLVVKPPAPHILDKLSTLRSPLNTSVVGAPQLIKGAEELNGLDIILLGLVVLIATPVAMVFTNLLYFIHQRNYLYIAITLVILTNLTVAIVVLPSFIK; from the coding sequence ATGACGCCGGAGGAGACCACCAGCTACATACTAAAAATCGGCGTCTTGACCAGCGTCGCCCTGATAATCGCCGGGCTGATCTTTCTAGTGGTGAAGCCCCCAGCCCCCCACATACTCGACAAGCTCTCCACGCTTAGGTCGCCCCTCAACACCTCCGTGGTAGGCGCCCCACAGCTGATTAAAGGCGCCGAGGAGCTCAACGGCCTTGACATCATACTCCTCGGCCTGGTAGTCCTAATAGCAACCCCCGTGGCCATGGTATTCACAAACCTACTCTACTTCATACACCAGCGCAACTACCTATACATAGCCATCACCTTAGTGATCCTAACTAACCTCACCGTAGCCATCGTAGTACTGCCAAGCTTCATCAAGTAA
- a CDS encoding cytochrome b/b6 domain-containing protein, which yields MDRVEVVSIGYKIAHHWNLILFTILAITGGVLFSIEVTSWFAYVVGSPLSTVSGTDPVTTGVQLLRTSHRFIGFVWGALLTVYALYLLIFRRVEVFRPLAKPLGRQIAEAKAIVSHYMLGRPLPPDVERELDRHNILVSYMALVLVVSVLFLSVSGVLLVYRDALGITPTTASWLLLLHDVGFAMGLLFVAMHLFAVTHPSNKPLLNAMFGDGKADLGWLRRHMPRYLARRGVG from the coding sequence ATGGATAGAGTTGAAGTTGTAAGTATAGGTTATAAAATTGCTCACCATTGGAACTTGATATTGTTCACCATACTAGCCATCACAGGTGGCGTCTTGTTCAGCATAGAGGTAACCAGTTGGTTTGCCTACGTGGTGGGGTCTCCCTTGTCCACGGTTTCGGGTACAGATCCCGTGACTACGGGGGTGCAGTTGCTTAGAACCAGCCACCGTTTCATCGGATTCGTCTGGGGGGCCTTGCTCACAGTTTACGCGCTTTATCTTCTTATATTTAGGAGGGTGGAGGTCTTCAGACCTCTCGCCAAACCTCTCGGTAGGCAGATTGCGGAGGCTAAGGCTATTGTTAGTCATTATATGTTGGGAAGGCCCTTGCCTCCAGATGTGGAGAGGGAGTTGGATAGGCACAACATCTTAGTTTCATACATGGCCCTGGTCCTAGTGGTGTCGGTGCTGTTTCTCAGCGTGAGCGGCGTCTTGCTCGTGTATAGAGACGCCCTGGGCATCACGCCCACTACGGCGTCTTGGCTCTTGTTGCTACACGACGTCGGCTTCGCCATGGGTCTTCTATTCGTGGCTATGCACCTCTTCGCTGTGACGCACCCCAGCAACAAGCCTCTTCTTAACGCCATGTTCGGCGACGGCAAGGCCGATCTGGGGTGGTTGCGGAGACACATGCCGAGGTACTTGGCTAGGCGTGGAGTTGGATAA
- a CDS encoding HepT-like ribonuclease domain-containing protein translates to MLHREGLLGEQDARLLKKMIRFRNIVVHQYGAIDVEKVEKILASRGYRDVLRILTTLHTKLRERGAADP, encoded by the coding sequence GTGCTCCACAGAGAGGGCCTCCTGGGGGAGCAAGACGCCCGTCTATTGAAAAAGATGATTAGGTTTAGAAACATAGTAGTGCATCAGTACGGAGCCATAGACGTGGAGAAGGTTGAGAAGATCCTGGCTTCACGCGGCTACCGAGATGTGCTGAGAATCCTCACAACACTCCATACCAAGCTGAGGGAGAGGGGCGCCGCAGATCCTTAG
- a CDS encoding homoserine dehydrogenase: MILLFGFGGVGRTYAELLYQRTSLKLCGVFDSGGGVVKREGFTWEEVKALLSAPRGGVSRSGVGRPASLDEALDVCQVVVDVSAPNYDTGEPSLSLYKKALSRGLAVVTANKAPLALAFREVAHRRLFYKATVMAGTPLIDLLKGLPPQRVTRVRGILNGSTNYVLTRVYKDGVSYEEAVREARELGILEPDARLDLEGIDPAAKLTIVANTLGVGLRITDVVRRPVTPLGPVTRYVASLEVVEKRAVVEPVRLPPEDPLHVDYTMNSVEIATDVNTIILKGKGAGRIETSYALLNDTLKALESLQN; this comes from the coding sequence ATGATCCTGCTGTTCGGCTTTGGGGGCGTGGGGAGGACATATGCAGAGCTCCTCTACCAGCGAACCAGCCTGAAGCTCTGCGGCGTGTTTGACAGCGGGGGTGGGGTGGTGAAGAGGGAGGGCTTCACGTGGGAGGAGGTGAAGGCCCTCCTATCGGCGCCTAGGGGGGGCGTGTCTAGAAGCGGCGTCGGCAGGCCGGCGTCGCTGGACGAGGCGCTGGACGTCTGCCAGGTGGTGGTGGACGTCTCAGCGCCTAACTACGACACCGGGGAGCCCTCCCTCTCCCTGTACAAAAAGGCGTTGTCTAGAGGGCTGGCGGTGGTCACCGCGAACAAAGCCCCCCTGGCCCTGGCTTTTAGAGAGGTGGCCCACAGGAGGCTGTTCTACAAAGCCACCGTCATGGCGGGGACTCCATTGATAGATCTCCTCAAGGGCCTCCCGCCGCAGAGGGTTACGCGGGTAAGGGGAATACTTAACGGTAGCACTAACTACGTCCTTACAAGAGTCTACAAAGACGGCGTCTCTTACGAAGAGGCTGTGAGGGAAGCGCGAGAGCTAGGTATACTGGAGCCGGACGCTAGGCTTGATCTTGAGGGGATCGATCCAGCTGCTAAGTTGACTATTGTGGCTAACACGCTTGGAGTCGGCTTGAGGATTACAGATGTGGTGAGAAGGCCGGTGACTCCGCTCGGCCCTGTAACTAGATACGTGGCTAGTCTCGAAGTTGTTGAGAAAAGGGCGGTAGTTGAGCCGGTGAGGTTGCCTCCTGAAGACCCATTGCATGTGGACTATACTATGAATTCTGTAGAAATCGCCACTGATGTAAATACGATAATTCTAAAGGGGAAAGGTGCCGGGAGGATAGAGACGTCCTACGCGCTCCTCAACGATACGTTAAAAGCACTGGAATCTCTACAAAATTAA
- a CDS encoding MFS transporter — MSVQVSFRQVAGVAAVAWSGAFLEWLDFYTYALLAGIVAKVFFPSTDPIASLLASFAALAIGFLFRPLGAIIFGKIGDQFGRKVAFITAMTLMLAGTLGIGLLPGYAEIGILASVGVFLLRIIQGLALGGGYGAAITYLGEFVPEHRRGLFTGFLFTTPAAGMATVGALIWLFSTYLGSQAYNAWGWRLNFIVAGVIVFLIVLVMHLFYKETPVFSMLKAVRRVTSAPIREVFSRRYLPLVLLAWIGVVGAHGPIWYTNQLFNTYYIGPNFQKYVDAATASALLSTATYAALWMYPLFGYISDKIGRKPVLLLGIYGNALWFPIAFWLIDQFGPQKNLTALWLLFWSMTLFNGIGYSGAMSAFLLELFPARIRLSAVSLAYNLGYGVTGGLTPFVITWLYSMNHNIYLSTLIWSTAVPMVMALWYLLKGPETLGVRIWAEFSAEKFAKKTVTLPATTPIREVVSRLLQAGSKYAVLTGSVVGVFGTRSLLRALSSGASLDEPAEKYATKVPCIQADHPVTEVFVALEQYNVRAVPICRGNEVVGIVEARDLINEALALRSALRKKVALRFTAADAAPRELISVGPETTLKEAVDTMVKYDIGFLPVVEGGKLLGVISESDIMKLVGKGADFNAPVSAYMNEKPITINKQATLRDAAELMVKYNIRHLPVVEDGRVVAVLSVKDIVKVIG, encoded by the coding sequence ATGAGTGTACAAGTCAGTTTTAGACAAGTAGCTGGCGTTGCCGCGGTTGCGTGGTCAGGCGCTTTTCTGGAGTGGCTTGATTTCTACACCTACGCCCTTTTAGCGGGCATCGTGGCTAAGGTCTTTTTCCCATCGACTGATCCCATTGCATCGCTGTTGGCATCATTTGCAGCTCTCGCTATCGGGTTCTTGTTTAGGCCACTAGGCGCCATAATTTTTGGAAAAATAGGTGACCAGTTTGGGAGAAAAGTGGCGTTTATTACAGCTATGACTCTAATGCTTGCGGGTACTCTCGGTATAGGACTTCTACCCGGCTACGCTGAGATTGGAATATTGGCATCTGTAGGGGTGTTTCTACTCAGAATAATTCAGGGTCTTGCACTTGGCGGCGGGTACGGCGCCGCTATTACATATCTTGGGGAGTTCGTGCCGGAGCACCGCAGAGGCTTATTCACTGGTTTCCTCTTCACAACACCTGCCGCAGGCATGGCCACAGTTGGCGCTTTGATTTGGCTGTTCTCAACTTACTTAGGGAGCCAAGCCTACAACGCATGGGGTTGGCGTCTCAACTTCATAGTCGCCGGCGTAATTGTCTTCCTAATTGTGTTAGTAATGCACCTATTCTACAAGGAGACTCCAGTGTTTTCCATGTTGAAGGCTGTGAGGCGGGTCACCTCCGCCCCTATTAGGGAAGTATTCTCGCGGCGCTACCTACCCCTGGTCTTGCTTGCGTGGATCGGCGTTGTGGGGGCCCACGGACCGATTTGGTACACAAACCAGCTCTTCAACACTTACTACATTGGCCCTAACTTTCAGAAATATGTAGATGCCGCAACGGCAAGCGCCCTCTTGTCCACTGCAACTTACGCCGCTCTGTGGATGTACCCCCTGTTTGGATATATATCTGATAAAATCGGCAGGAAGCCTGTACTTCTACTAGGGATTTATGGCAACGCCTTGTGGTTCCCCATAGCCTTCTGGCTAATAGATCAGTTTGGTCCGCAGAAAAATCTCACAGCACTGTGGCTACTGTTTTGGTCTATGACGCTTTTCAACGGCATTGGATACAGCGGCGCGATGTCTGCTTTCTTGTTAGAGTTATTCCCCGCTAGGATTAGACTCTCAGCGGTGTCGCTGGCCTACAACTTGGGTTACGGAGTCACCGGCGGATTGACGCCTTTTGTAATTACTTGGCTCTACTCAATGAATCACAACATATACTTATCTACGCTTATCTGGTCAACCGCCGTGCCTATGGTGATGGCGTTGTGGTATTTGCTAAAGGGGCCTGAGACCCTCGGCGTTAGAATTTGGGCCGAGTTCTCAGCAGAGAAGTTTGCTAAAAAGACGGTTACCCTACCCGCAACGACGCCTATAAGAGAAGTTGTTTCAAGACTACTCCAAGCCGGGTCTAAGTACGCTGTGTTGACTGGAAGCGTTGTTGGTGTGTTTGGAACCAGGAGCTTATTAAGGGCTCTGAGCTCTGGCGCTAGTTTAGATGAGCCAGCTGAGAAATATGCTACAAAGGTTCCATGCATCCAGGCCGACCACCCGGTGACTGAGGTATTTGTGGCGTTGGAGCAGTACAACGTGAGGGCTGTGCCAATATGCAGAGGAAACGAGGTGGTGGGCATAGTTGAGGCCCGTGATCTAATTAACGAGGCTTTGGCTTTAAGGAGCGCTCTTAGGAAGAAGGTGGCTCTGCGCTTCACTGCGGCGGACGCCGCTCCGAGGGAGTTAATATCCGTAGGACCCGAGACAACTTTAAAGGAGGCGGTGGACACGATGGTTAAGTACGACATAGGGTTCCTACCCGTCGTAGAGGGTGGGAAGCTGTTAGGCGTAATTTCTGAATCCGACATAATGAAGCTAGTAGGAAAGGGAGCCGACTTCAACGCGCCAGTTTCCGCCTATATGAATGAGAAACCTATAACCATAAATAAACAGGCAACGCTGAGAGACGCGGCTGAGCTAATGGTTAAGTACAACATTAGACACCTCCCAGTGGTAGAAGACGGTAGAGTCGTTGCTGTACTTTCAGTAAAAGACATAGTCAAAGTTATTGGTTAA
- a CDS encoding formate dehydrogenase, with the protein MELDKAICGEDKKCLEELAELPSFLKELDEAARRFQIQASPGVKPLIRGVDVEAARAAAGRQVSGEFVDYLIRRALYFRYGGGEWTGRCAVCGEPATLVVLRRSDFGIYEGYKAEARCICGSTWSYAPWKCPKCGVEGREHFEVYILDEAKVLRCRRCGHVFGEVEDVREEYLQTLHLKLLMIFTKIGGGKTLP; encoded by the coding sequence GTGGAGTTGGATAAGGCTATCTGTGGGGAAGACAAGAAGTGTCTAGAGGAGCTGGCGGAGCTCCCCTCTTTTTTAAAAGAGTTGGACGAGGCGGCGAGGAGGTTTCAAATACAGGCGTCACCAGGAGTGAAGCCGCTGATTAGGGGGGTTGACGTCGAGGCGGCGAGAGCCGCGGCTGGTAGGCAGGTCTCCGGCGAATTTGTAGATTACCTAATCAGGAGGGCTCTCTACTTTAGATACGGCGGAGGGGAGTGGACGGGGCGCTGTGCTGTGTGCGGCGAGCCAGCCACTTTGGTGGTGCTCCGAAGATCTGACTTCGGCATCTACGAGGGATATAAGGCAGAGGCTAGGTGTATATGCGGCTCGACGTGGAGCTACGCGCCATGGAAATGCCCAAAATGCGGCGTGGAGGGGCGCGAACACTTCGAGGTCTATATCCTAGACGAGGCTAAGGTGCTGAGGTGCAGGAGATGCGGCCACGTTTTTGGCGAGGTGGAAGATGTACGTGAGGAATATCTACAGACGCTTCATCTTAAGTTGTTAATGATTTTCACGAAAATAGGTGGGGGCAAGACTCTACCTTAG
- a CDS encoding PD-(D/E)XK nuclease family protein — MSVAEEVRRVLLEHPEILVEVLTARPHIVYEALAKLLPWEKLMKEIEEIKNTMATKKELEEVKNIMAKREELEKIGKRLEEIESRIATKEDLKTLATKEELEDIKNRMATKEDLKAFATKEDLRAFATKEDLKAFATKEDLKIFATKEELRAEIRKLSIQITALGARWGVWSEEAFREGVRELLREAGYVVERWTYFDDKGQIYGYPSEVELDVVVKNGVTILVEITSAVRRGDLPYVKRKVELYEKVSGRRVERVLLVSPFIHDKNPDFVRALARSLGIDIVSPAEHIEPGASG, encoded by the coding sequence GTGTCTGTTGCTGAGGAGGTGAGGCGTGTCTTGCTGGAGCATCCGGAGATTTTAGTGGAGGTACTGACCGCTAGGCCTCACATCGTGTATGAGGCCCTCGCCAAGCTACTACCCTGGGAGAAGTTGATGAAGGAGATTGAGGAGATCAAAAACACCATGGCCACGAAAAAAGAACTAGAAGAAGTTAAAAATATCATGGCCAAAAGGGAGGAGTTAGAAAAGATAGGAAAGAGGCTAGAGGAGATAGAAAGCAGAATAGCTACAAAAGAGGATTTAAAGACGCTGGCCACCAAGGAGGAGCTAGAAGACATAAAGAACAGGATGGCGACGAAGGAGGATCTCAAAGCCTTCGCCACGAAAGAGGATCTAAGAGCTTTTGCCACTAAGGAGGATCTAAAAGCCTTCGCAACCAAGGAAGATTTGAAGATATTCGCCACCAAGGAGGAGTTGCGAGCTGAGATTAGGAAGTTGTCTATACAGATTACGGCCCTGGGGGCTAGGTGGGGTGTGTGGAGTGAGGAGGCCTTCAGGGAGGGGGTTAGGGAGTTGCTAAGAGAGGCCGGCTACGTGGTGGAGCGGTGGACCTACTTTGACGACAAAGGCCAGATCTACGGCTACCCAAGCGAGGTAGAGCTAGACGTGGTGGTTAAGAACGGTGTGACCATCCTTGTGGAGATCACCTCCGCGGTTAGGCGCGGCGATTTGCCATATGTAAAGAGGAAGGTGGAGCTGTATGAAAAGGTGTCTGGGAGGAGGGTTGAGAGAGTGCTTCTAGTGTCGCCGTTTATACATGACAAAAACCCGGACTTTGTGCGCGCCTTGGCCAGGTCTTTGGGTATAGACATCGTGAGTCCGGCAGAGCATATAGAGCCGGGAGCCTCCGGCTAG